In Syntrophorhabdales bacterium, the sequence AATTGTACGGCTATGCTTTACTCTTGTGTTTTGCTCTTTATTGTTAGCCTCCGATCTTCTGATCTATTCGCTCCGAGTATGATTGCCATTGCCTTGAAGTAATCACGCCTTACCTTTGTATTCGAAACCCCGGCATACCGTTGGGTGCTTGAAACGCAGCCATGGCCCATAAGTTGTTGAACCGTCGGAAGCATCGCGTCCGCATTCAACAACTGTGTTGCCATGGTGTGGCGAAAACGGTGACATGAAACGGATACTCCCGTGCTCTTCGCATATTGCTCCATTCGTTTCTGGATGCCGCGAATTGATAACGGTTTGCCTCTATAGAGGCCTTTCTGGACCAAGAACACCCTTGATACCTTTGATGGTGGTCTCGTCTCCATATATGCGTGCAAGGCATCGATGGTATCGTCGCTCATATAGACAATCCGATCTTTCCGAAACTTGCCATTCAAGACGAGGATACTTCTTCTTCCGAAGTCTATTGCCGGAAAGGTGAGATTGGTCGCTTCTCCTACCCTCAGACCGCACCGCAGCATCAGAAGTAGCATCGCACGATCCCTCATGTGGGTGACGTGACGCAGGAGCATCCTCAACTCCTGATCCTTAAGAAATCTTGGTAAAGGCTTGGGCAGTATCTGCTTATACTCGTTTTTCACGGGATTGACGATATCCCTTCGCTCTTCGAATTTGAGGTAGTCGTAGAACTTTCGGATTCCATCAAGATAGCAATTTATCGTCTTCGGCTTCAGCCTTCTGTGGTGGAGAAAACCAATATATTCACCTATGACGTCGCAGGTCACCTAGTCGATCGGGACGGCCATCCAGTTAAGGAAAACCCTGAGGATGAATGTGTAGCCCCTGACGGTGGTTTTCGAATAGTTTGCCCTCTTCAGAAAACGTCTATATCTGGTAAACACTTCGGTATGATCCATCGATAGCCCCCCTTTCAATTATTTTCATGGCCTCGAAGTAATCCTTTTCAAGTGCCTTGTCTGTCAGTCGCGCGTACCTTCGCGTTACCTCAATATCCGAATGGCCCATAAGAATTTGAAGGGACTCGAGGGGCATTCCGGCGCACAGCAATTCACTTGCGAAAGCATGACGTAAACTATGCAGCGTGTACCCCTTTCGCACGAGGTGAGCTTTTCTGAGACACTTGGAAAAGCTGGACCGGGCGGTTGAATAGCTCATGTTCGTCTCACCGCGCGCGTAGAGCAGGAATTTTGTATTGGCCTTTCGTGCTTTCATCCATTTCCGAAGCGCGTTGTAGGCATCGTCGCTCAGGTAGGTGATTCTTGCGTTTCCGGTCTTTGCACTTTCACGTATTGTCACGGTGCGTTTCCTGAGATCGATGTCCTCAAGCTTCAGGGCGAGCGACTCAGAAATACGCATGCCGGATCGTAACAGCATCAGAATCATGCATTTATCCCTCGGGGTGAATCTCTTCCGAAGCAATCTTTTTACGTCATCTGGCTCCATTGCACGCGGCAACGTGCGCCAACTATTTGAATCCGTACGCCTCGCGAAGTTTCTCTTTCTCCACTATGGTGCTGGAATGTTCCCTTTCATCGTAGCTCCTTTTAGTCAGTTTTTTTTGCATGATGCCAGCATCCGACAGGGAAAGCAAGACGGTTTTGCTCGCCGGGTTGGAATACACAACGCTGACGAAAGCGAAATGGCACTGGAAGAAGAGGTATACCTGCTCGGGCGAGACTGTCACATCCGTAGTCTCACGTTGCGGTGTCACTATTAGTCTTCCATAACCAAGCAGAGGGAGTCGTATGGGTTCCGTAAAGTGATCGCTTGGGTGCGGAGAGGAAGGACTGAGAAGAAAAAGGGATGACGTGTAGCTTCCAGATCTTATGCCTGTTTGCGTGGTATTCCTCTGTGTCATTCAATATGCTGTAAGAACTCGTGATCCCCTCATACAGACATGCGTAACCGCGTCAGCAGATCACTTCGAAGAAGTTGTTGCGCCACCCGGCAATAAAGGCTGTATAATACTGATTGACGGCAGGTTGCCCCAGTATGGGGCGGAAGAAAGGACAGAACAGGAGAAGCATGGTTATCGAGAAAGACGTTAACCGGGTCAGATTGCTCGCGGAGGCCAACGAAGAGGAGAACTGGCGCTTCCGTTCGTATCTCAAGGGTGCCAACCTGTCGACAGCTGCCCTTGATCGCCTTGTCTGGCGGCACCTCGAGGCGGTCACCCGGCACATTGACTGCTGTGCCTGTGCGAACTGCTGCAGAGCTGTCTCTCCCCTGCTCACTACTAAGGACGTCCGGAGATTGGCCGGCCATCTCGGCATGGAGCAGGCACAACTGATCAGTGACTATCTTCGACCGTCCAAACAGAAAGGCAGATATGCGCTGGGGCAGCTGCCCTGCCGTTTTCTCAATGGAACCCGTTGCAGCGCCTACGATGTGCGTCCCGATGACTGCCGGTCGTTCCCGCACCTGCATAAGCGCGAGTTCAGGTCCCGGCTAATAGGGGTCGTTGAGAACTGCTCCATCTGCCCGATCGTTTACAACGTGTTCGAGGGATTGAAGTCGGCATTGTGGGGAAGAGGGAGGCAGAGCGGTTAGGGGCCAAAGACGTACAAAGCCCGCTGTGCCATCTGCGCCAGGCTTTTGAGAAGCCCTTCCGCAGGAGTGACTTTCCGTATTAGTTGGTATATAATACCCACTAGTGACCTCTATCTTGGTACTCCACACAAAGGAAGTAAGAGGCAATGAGATTGTTGAAATCAAAGTGTGGCAGGTGCCCAGATCTAAGGCGGTTCCGCATGGTGTCAAGTATTCAATCGCGTATATACGTGACGGCACACGTCTCCTTGGTTATGATAATGCCGAAGGCAAGGGACATCACAGACATTACCGGGGCAGAGAAGAGCCGTACGATTACCTGGATATTTGGCGGACGATAGCCGATTTCAAGAAAGACCTCATCGACATGAGG encodes:
- a CDS encoding tyrosine-type recombinase/integrase, encoding MTCDVIGEYIGFLHHRRLKPKTINCYLDGIRKFYDYLKFEERRDIVNPVKNEYKQILPKPLPRFLKDQELRMLLRHVTHMRDRAMLLLMLRCGLRVGEATNLTFPAIDFGRRSILVLNGKFRKDRIVYMSDDTIDALHAYMETRPPSKVSRVFLVQKGLYRGKPLSIRGIQKRMEQYAKSTGVSVSCHRFRHTMATQLLNADAMLPTVQQLMGHGCVSSTQRYAGVSNTKVRRDYFKAMAIILGANRSEDRRLTIKSKTQE
- a CDS encoding tyrosine-type recombinase/integrase produces the protein MEPDDVKRLLRKRFTPRDKCMILMLLRSGMRISESLALKLEDIDLRKRTVTIRESAKTGNARITYLSDDAYNALRKWMKARKANTKFLLYARGETNMSYSTARSSFSKCLRKAHLVRKGYTLHSLRHAFASELLCAGMPLESLQILMGHSDIEVTRRYARLTDKALEKDYFEAMKIIERGAIDGSYRSVYQI
- a CDS encoding YkgJ family cysteine cluster protein, which codes for MGRKKGQNRRSMVIEKDVNRVRLLAEANEEENWRFRSYLKGANLSTAALDRLVWRHLEAVTRHIDCCACANCCRAVSPLLTTKDVRRLAGHLGMEQAQLISDYLRPSKQKGRYALGQLPCRFLNGTRCSAYDVRPDDCRSFPHLHKREFRSRLIGVVENCSICPIVYNVFEGLKSALWGRGRQSG
- a CDS encoding DUF6516 family protein yields the protein MTSILVLHTKEVRGNEIVEIKVWQVPRSKAVPHGVKYSIAYIRDGTRLLGYDNAEGKGHHRHYRGREEPYDYLDIWRTIADFKKDLIDMRGSDWDEDQKNNH